The Megalobrama amblycephala isolate DHTTF-2021 linkage group LG10, ASM1881202v1, whole genome shotgun sequence DNA segment TGAGAACTCTCTCCGAGTATCTTTACTTGCATTACAGTAGAGTAGGAGTGACTGACAGGGAATTTCAGTTCAtatagagagaaagaaagaaacataactgaggaataatgaaaaaaaaaaacacaatgttttttttctttatactACAGCAGTCAGAGTGAGAAGTCTGCTTCTCTCCTAAACGTGGGGGAGGGAGAATGTGTCTGAGGATGTtgaagggagagagagagagagagagagagagccaagTAGTGAGTCTGCAAGTGGCGAGTATCTGCAACGGGTTTCATTTGGATAAAGCCCACCTTCAGCAAGAtactggagagagagagacagaacgTACGATATTAAAAAAAGGCAGGAATGGATAAAAGGGATAAGGGGACATAGCACACAAATCCATAGAACTGAGGGGCACCAGATTTCAGGAATCAGCATTAGGAATGAGGAATGTGTAAGAGTGATCGTGAGCCTGTGATCGGTGGCAGATATGGCAGTGAGCGCGTGGCAGGCTCTGTCTCCACTGCAGTGGGCTCGCTGGGGCTGGGACACACTGCTGGGAGGGACATCCGGAGAGGATGGGACAGACCCAGCCCTAGGGCTCCTCCGGCGCCTCAGCTGGACCTCCAGACATGATTACATGATCCACGGCAGGCAGAGGTGAGCGTGGTGTAACAGCAGGGAGAGGACAGGGACTAATGCGGTGAGACTGGGTGGGGGTCTGCACATCTGTCTGAGGTTGCGCCTTTGTTGCTGTATTTGAACTGCTGCTTTATTTGTACAGATGTGTTCGCCTATGCGATCCCATACTGTGTCAGATTTGTGTATTACACACTGATGCCAAGACCAAAAACGTTCACAAACCGACATTTTGTTGCATTGACCAAATAAGCAACATGGGCATCATCGGTCTTTACTGAAATGACAATAAAATGTGACTTTGAACATAACATCTTTGCTGTGATACTTAGTAGGTTAAAATCAAAGAATGAGTGAATATAGTGAATGAGAGAGAAAATGGACACCATGGCTGAGTGTAATGTGTTTGAGCTGCTGTTATTGGTCTCCTAGCTGCAGGTTCAGATTTCCATCTGTAATAATCCACCAGGGCCTACTATACATATGCTGAAGCAGGCATTTGTTTATAAGGTTTGGCACGCAGTGAATGATTGTTTAATATACTGTAGGTGTATCTGAATGTATTTGATCCTGTAATGtaaatttaaactgtaatatattGCCTCATAAATGGATGTTGCTTGTTTGCTGTATCAGTGCTGGATTGGATATGCAACTTCTTTGTATGGAAACAAAGGAGACTTGATGTTTATACTTCGATTAGATTATTAAATCAACTCTTAATTCAATATATTCAGACTCTCTTCTGTCTCATTGTCTCTTTTGTAGGAGCTCAGACTCAGACGGAGCTTTCGAAACCCCTGAGTCCACCACCCCTGTGAAATCTGCTTCCCCACCAGTGCCCCCAACAGAGCCCCCCTGCACCAGCTCAGAGGCATTGTCCCCAGAACACACAGGTATGTTTAGATCCCAATTCCAACTCAATACACACCACAATGATCTTATGTCGggttaaattgttttatttattgtctAAATAGCTTCATTATGTATTGAATACAATGTATTGCTTAACAAGAGGCTTAGATCGCAGGACATTGAAAATATAGTTTGTGTCTCATCTTGaacaaattttgtaatttttaatataaaaaagacaGTATTAATTAGCAGACAGTGTAGAGCAACAGAATTTACAATTCTTAACTTTGGAACCCAAGAAATGTATGGAAAACTaagtaactataactataactagAAATATAAACTAGatctaaaatatattatatgcaTATTTTAGATGTCagtttgtgctttttttggaaacaaagatATGGAGGTCCAATTAAATTCTTTCTATATTCAGTTTCTCTTCATGacttttttccattgttttcgtttatttattttttcttgttctggtttatttaaaaaaaaaaaaaaaaaaaaaaaatcaagaaaagaCTGCCTTTTTACTTCCATTATTCTCTGACTGGAGTAGTGTAGTCTTTGTTATCAAGCACTGCACTTGTACTCCCTCTAGTGGAAATGCAGTGTATTGCTGTTTAAGGTATTTTCAAGAAAGATTATGTATAAAGAAAAAAGCAAATCTAACCAACAAACTTCTTTTGTACTCTCTACTTCTGCGTTCTTCAGCtctttaacttaaaataatatcaATACATCTGTGAGTACTACTCTGTGACCTGATTCAAATCATGatctattttttaaaatctatagTAACATGTCATTCTCCATCTTCACAGCTTCCACTGCTGACATATCTGGCAGTGAAGCTCAAGTCCCAGCAGTACTTCAATCTCCCAGCCGCTCTCCATCTACAGTTTTTGATGAGGACAAACCAATAGCTGCTAGTGGCACCTACAACCTAGATCACTTAATCGCTAATGACCCCTTCCCAGAATCAAATTTTGGGTCTGGACCATCAAGCCGAGCGCCTCTCACTCGCTCTCTAAGCCTACAGGCTGGTGAGTTAGAGAGCCCAGGAGACAAATCTTCAGGAGGAACCTCCGACAAACCCATTCACCCACGAACAGAGTCCTTCAGCATAGGAACAGAGAGTGCTCCAGGAACCCTTCGTAAAGTGAAGAAGCCTCGTCCAGGTTCACTAAAGAAGAAGCCTCTTTCCAGGCAGAACTCAAACCCAGAGCGTTCCTCTCCCAAAACTGTGTCCTCTAGCAGCACACcggaagagaaaaagagagggaaACCCCGTCCCGAAAGCCCCTTGCAAACCCAAGAGAGGCCTAGTTCCTCTCCTAGCCCTAGTCCTAGTCCTGCTGGTACCCTACGGAGAAACAGAATAAAGTCTCGAGTTGAGAGTCCTCCACCTTTGGCTGAGGAGATCACTATCACCTCAATATCAGCTCAACTCCAGCAAGAGCTTCCTGATCCAGTACCCGAGGCTCCCACTGTCCCAGACGAGGAATCTCCTATTCCTCCCAGCGCCTCCTACAAATGGGATCCGGACAACTTTGAGAACATTGACCCATTCCGTACAGGAGGCAGTAAAGTGGCAAACTCGCCGGTCTTAGGCCGGAAAGCAGACTTTACATTGATTTCAGGCACCCCTGTTGCTGTAGAGGAGCCCCGTGCCCCTTCCCCTGTTAAAGAGCAACCCCTCAACATTGAGGAACAACCAATCGCCAAGCGTCAACCAGTCAGACTGGAGTTTGACTATTCAGAAGACAGCGGAGAGGCTCCGCGCAGTACTCCTCCTCCCAAAATCCTGGGCAAGAAACCAGGAGCCAAGATGCCCATTCGAAAGCCAAAACTGGGGATTAAGAAGGCCCCTCCTCCCCAGACAGAACAGATAGACAATGCACCTGTCCCAGCACTTTCAAATGACAATGATGATATCCCGATCCCCAAGGCTTCATATAACTTTGACCCCAGCAAGTGGGATGACCCTAACTTTAATCCATTTTCCTCAAGCAGTGGTATCCCAAACTCTCCTCGACTGTCTAAAGGATCCTACAGCTTTGATCCTGACTCCTTTGATGATTCAATCGATCCTTTCAAATCATCTAACAATATGGTTAACCCGCCTCAGAAAGCTGCCTCTTTTGACCAGTCCAACAATGATAACGAGAATGACAATGATAACATTGTTGAGTTAGAGGATCACAACCAGAACAAACCTGCCAAAAACAAGAAGAAGCCTCTTAAATCGTAAGTCTGCACTTATTATGAATccattttcatttcatattaGGTCATAATGTGTGCCAGTGTAGAGCCCTGTGAGTAATTCTAGTAAATTTCCTTGTGTATATTTCTGAATGGTCAGATTATGTGTATGTGAGTGGCTGTTAGTACTTGTTGTTTGTCAGCCTCTGTTACATGTCTGTCTGTTGATCTCATGTATCACAGGAAGTCCAGCAATGTCTCTTCTCTGTGTTGTTTCTTGTAAGTAGAGAGATGGGGGAAAatcaacatcagtaataatatAGCTtaacataaaatgtcattttaacatgttttaactcATGAGCTCACCATCAATTGTTTTAATCATTAAATGCGATACATATGACTGATTTCACATCATGTCTTCCTCTGCTCCATGTCTGATATTATCCAATGAGAAtgtgttgccacctagtggacccCCCCAATAAGTGCAGTCGATTGCAGGAACATGGGCAGAGGACAAGTTCAGATGTGCAAATGTGCACAAGGCTAGAACGTTCAGTCTAGAAAACATTGTATGATTGGCTTACAATGTACATATGATCCAATTTGAGCTTTGTTGACCACTTTTTCCAATGAATTAGTCCTGAAGGTTGATGTCTCTGAATGAATTCCTTGTCCTTGTTTTTATGAGACTCATTTCAGAGATTTTTCTTCCTTCAGAGACATTCCCTCTTTAGGGTGTCCTAGTGGTTAACACGCTGGTGGATAATAAACATTGCAGGTTTTATTATGTGTAAGCAGAAGCTGTGACCTGGAAAGTTGACAAGGGAATCTTTATTGTTTTCTTGTGTAACACCCTCTGCATACCCTGATTCATTATTGCAGCTATTTGGGAGAATTTTTAAGTAATATTACTTTTAGAAGAGGAGTTTGCTGGATCCTTTGCCCCTGTTTCAGATTAATttatctataatatatattgctTAGCTGCAGACTTTCTTTCCACAGTTCTTACACAATTCAAGGTTGTTTTCAACTTTGTTTTTCAACACAGTTGTCTTTTCAAATTTTATAGGAGGAGCTTCAACAATACTGATGAAATGAAATTTTTACATCACACTTACAATATGAAATGGGACAGCAACAGAATAGGATATAATATGCATCTTCTATGTTGTTACATGTGTCATTTTCTCAGGTCATTGGGCAATTTATCAGGGGTTACAGGGATTCATATTAACTGTGAATGTATCAAGGCAGAGTATCTATTTTATATCTATTTCCTTATTCAAAACCACAAATCTTTACTGCATAATCATCATGCTTCTGCAAGACTTTTTTCCAGTTCATCTCCAATAGCTGTATGTCTTTAATTTCCTGCTATGGTTCAATTTgtgagtagaaaaaaaaaagcaaaaaagactattttactattaaaaaacatatttcactaaaaaaaacccaaactGCACAAAATAACATTCATATGTAACACTAATAGAAGAGTAAATCATAATGTAAGCCCTGAATAATCCATGTCATTCTGGTAAGATCTTAACTGATGGGATTTAATCCTTAATAATAAGCGCCATCATTTACTGGTTGAATTACAGTATACTTGCATTATCAAAAGGTTTTCTAAAACATTTATCAGAACAACACAACAGGTATGTATTATTTAACTAAAACTGTTATTCAATAGAATGTTATCTGTACAAAAACTGCTGTGTTTATTAAATAGGATGGTTGGTGTGCACACAGTttggtttttaaaatatttatatgccGATTGGTTGGACAGCACACAGTATATGAACACATGATAAATGATGTCTTTTATTCCAAATTGATATTTTAAGAACTAACAACATAACTTGTCTTGTTTTCTTAAACAGTAACACTTTTAGAGTAAAGAAGTCTCCAAAGAGGACTCAGATTACTGAGCCATCTGCGCAAGTAAGTTAATACATGAGCGCACATTCACCTACTACAGTACATGCACACAGTCACCGCAGATTTTCATTCTGAAGATTATCTGTTTCTTTCCTTCGCTGTCACCTCATATCATAACAGTGTTGTCCTGTGTGTTCTCCACTCTCGCCCtccacttcacacacacatcatcACCTGCAGGAGCACTCGCCCGATGCCAATCCCGACCCGTCGCAAGATCACGCCACAGATGAGGAGAAACTCGCTTCCTCCACCAATCAGAAATGGACTAGACATGACGTGGAGGTGGAGCTGACCTCTGACCCCCAAGACTTCCCACAGCCGACAGACTTCACAGCTTTTGTCAACGAGAATAGTTTGCCTGCGCAGAGTGATGGTGAGAGAGGGGAAGAGTCCCTGATTGTCCCTTTACTTTACATTATCTTGGAAGAGTATGAATGGAACCGTCAGTACAATACTGATTTCAAAATAATATCTGAGTAAAGTTTTTTGCATAGTAACATCCCAATTCTTTGCATTGTACTAATAAGAATTTGGTGagaaaatgttattaattttcatgaaaacaatgtcaaaatgcaaaataataataatggccccaaaaatttaaaaaatatttactttcttttcttttgggGTGATATGTTTTTGTGATATTCACCCATCATATTATTGTCCACGTGATCCAAGTTTGGCTGCAACACCAAATGGCCCCACACTGACCCGTTTTATTAGCCTTTGACCCACAGGGAACCATTTGGTCCCTCGGGCAGTCTCTGCCTGAATATAACTGGGTCAGCGGTACAGAAGCAGATGAATTATAGTGCCACTCTCATGTTGGTTCTGTCAGTCTGTTAACTGATGGTCAACATAGaaagaatattttttggaacctttttaaaacatttaacctGTTATATCTTCACTCATTTTCTCTGCAGTTACAGATTATGAGATTGAATACATGGAAAAGATTGGCTCCTCTGCACCTGTGAGTATCTACCTGACCCATAGATGTAACAAACTTAGGGCAACTGCCAAAAaacataagtgtgtgtgtgacaaaCACCAAACTAATGTTAGATTACAGATCTTTTTATTAATGTGAAtgcatatatgtatttatttacagcCTCTCTCGGTGAAGAAACCATCACTTTATCTGAAACTGGACTCAGTGACAGACAGTCCAAAGAAGACGTCCAACACACACGATTCAGAGCCCAACTCCCCCTGCACTgggtaaaacacacacacaaacacgttgggttttcatgttttatagggacattccatagacaatgatttttatactgtataaactgtatattctattctGTCAGGACCTCTTTcatcaaatatgattgataattgcatagagtttgtattggcggtatggttctgttctgggcaagaactctcTGCGcgtccatgcagcctagcatggataaaagcagggagagcagcaataaaccccctagggtaaacagaacagaaccaacatatgcagatataattaatgtcaatattttaacatgtacacatatttcaagaattagtctgattcaggggaatcataaagccaatcctgactgaagagaggaggagctggggatggagaagggtaattagctcctgagaaatgcaatagctgctgataatactgaggagcttatatatggatgctgtgataggcgtcgtattcctaaAGGTAGACgtaagtcacctgggagtcagctgatgcaagcttgactgacttgacctgccagaactgatgCTAACACTGGATTTCCCTATCTTTTCTAAACCtgaatttttaaattttcaaccTGAGTTAGGATGATTTATAAGATATTTTCCTTCATGGgtaccaaaaaatgtccccgcAAGATaaggattttggatattgccatctttggggacattttgtccccataaccaggaccacacacacacacacacacacaaacaaagtcATATATTACTTAAATATGCAATGAAATGActttatatgcatatttttcttttctgtgttGATATATTTTCTATTCAAACAGAAAGTTTGGCAGTTTGCAGCTGCTGTTATGACAACTGCACCATTATGTTGACAGAGTCACTGTTATATAGATTATTTTAAAGGCATATATTTGCTAAAGGTGAATTTTCACTAAGTACACTATCAGATGGCCTCAGAGCCATCATCCATAAACTGAAAGTCACAAAACTCAGTTATCATAGGGTGAGAACAATGTATCTACTTTGGCAGTGTATTCCAAgttttttataattgtattgGTCTGACACTTTACAGGAGCTTTGAGGAGATGGAGGCTCAGATTTCACAGGGGAAATCACCTGTGCTGCCACCACGTGGCCCTCGTGAACCCATGGCCTCAGAGAAAAGCAGAAAGAGGGACAGTCAGTCTCAGAGTCGAACGCAGAGCAACGAGAGAGATGGAGCGGTAAGTACAAACCAGTCAAGCATTGAAAGATTTCGGCACCTTCAAGAGTTTGTTTATTTCATTAGGTCAGATGTGGAGTTTTTCATACAGTCAAAACACAAGAAAGACACCACAAAATGTGtgaagatggttttattttttattttattacttatgATTGCACAGCTTATCTTATGCATTTACAATGCGTCAAATTTAGTTTtcagtcttaaagggacagtgcatcctaaaaaaagaaataaatcaattctgtcatttactcaacctcatgttattccaaactcGTTAactatgctgttatttttttcagtagaacacaaaaggagacaaTATGAAGAATGCACACTGTCCTCTTTTCtataaaatcatttgtttaccATTTACAACAATAATGGCAGAACTTTTATTGTTGTgtgtactatccctttaagataacATTAATTTGCATGTAGCTTATATTAATCAGGATCTCCCCACCAGAATCAGTTCTGCAGATTGTTTGTTTATAGGCTTCGTAAACCCATCATAGAAGTGTTATGATGCACTAGGCTAAATACAAGCTTGCGCTGCCTCACTGACACCCAGGCACCTCCTACTCCTCTTGTCCCTCTTCTGCTATCACTCCCAACACAGTCCCCCATCCAGGGCCCCATGGACCCCTCAGATCTGCCCCTCTTAGACAGGCTGTCTGATTCTCCTGCCCCTCTCAGCTACCTGGAGCCTGATCTGGCAGAGACCAACCCCACTGCCTTCGCTCAAAAACTGCAGGTGTGTAGAGAGAAGCCTACCTGCCAACAATCTCTTCTCCTTTGGTCCTTTGcttctatgtgtgtgtgagtgtgtgtgtgtgtgtgtgttcactcaGCTGTGTTTCACTGTGTTTGTTTGTCCCTACAGTCTTTCATGTACCTTGTCTGCCTTGTTTTGCCTCTTATTTTTTGTTTGGCCCCTAGTGCTGGGGTCAGGAgatattaaaggaatagttcaaccaaaatatgaaaattctgtcatatttATTCATCCACATATTGTTCCAAAtatgtatgacttactttcttatGTAAATGGGAACTGGGGCTGTTAAgctccaaaatgacaaaaatgcacttaaagtacactactgttcaaaacttGAAcagggtcagtatgatttttattttaaataaattaaaacttttattcagcaaagatgcattcaattgataaaaagtgacagtaaagacttttacactgttacaaaaaatattctgttttatAACTGCTTTATTTAAACttgtatggaagaggattaaggccaagcaataataaaaaaataaaaccatctcgagattaaagttgttaaatttcgagaaaaaagtccaaataaaatgttgagaataaacattcttgaaatttaacaacatttttctcataatttaacgaatttgttctcctaatttaacgacttttttctcataatttaatgactttattctcataatttaatgactttattctcataatttaatgactttattctcaacattttatctcgacttttttcacgaaatttaacaacatttttctcataatttaacgaatttgttctcgtaatttaaggacttttttctcgtaatttaatgactttattctcaacattttatctcgacttttttctcgagattaaagttgttaaatttcgagaaaaagtccaaataaaatgttgagaataaactcgttaaattacgagaaaaaactcgttacatttcgagaaaaatgtcgagataaaatgttgagaataaagtcattaaattacgagaaaaaacttgttaaatttcgagaaaaatgtcgagataaaatgttgagaataaagtcattaaattacgagaaaaatgttgttaaattacgagaacaaattcgttaaattatgagaaaaatgtcgttaaatttagagaaaaaagtcgagataaaatgttgagaataaactcattaaattatgagaaaaaagtttcaaatttgttctcataatttaacgacttttttctcataatttaatgactttattctcataatttaatgcatttattctcataatttaatgagtttattctcaacattttatctcgacttttttctcgtaatttaacgacatttttctcataatttaacgtatttgttctcgtaatttaattacttttttctcgtaatttaatgactttattctcataatttaatgactttattctcataatttaatgactttattctcaacattttatctcgacttttttctcgaaacttaatgaaatttttctcataatttaatgaatttgttctcgtaatttaacaacttttttctcataatttaatgactttgttctcgtaatttaacaacttttttctcataatttaatgactttattctcataatttaatgactttattctcataatttaatgagtttcaatgattctcaacattttatctcgacttttttctcaaaatttaacgacatttttctcataatttaacgaatttgttctcgtaatttaacgacttttttctcgtaaattaatgactttattctcaacattttatctcgacttttttcttgaaatttaacaacatttttctcataatttaacgaatttgttctcctaatttaacgacttttttctcataatttaatgactttattctcataatttaatgactttattctcataatttaatgagtttattctcaacattttatctcgacttttttcacgaaatttaacaacatttttctcataatttaacgaatttgttctcgtaatttaacgacttttttctcgtaatttaatgactttattctcaacattttatctcgacttttttcttgaa contains these protein-coding regions:
- the tacc2 gene encoding transforming acidic coiled-coil-containing protein 2 isoform X7, coding for MAVSAWQALSPLQWARWGWDTLLGGTSGEDGTDPALGLLRRLSWTSRHDYMIHGRQRSSDSDGAFETPESTTPVKSASPPVPPTEPPCTSSEALSPEHTASTADISGSEAQVPAVLQSPSRSPSTVFDEDKPIAASGTYNLDHLIANDPFPESNFGSGPSSRAPLTRSLSLQAGELESPGDKSSGGTSDKPIHPRTESFSIGTESAPGTLRKVKKPRPGSLKKKPLSRQNSNPERSSPKTVSSSSTPEEKKRGKPRPESPLQTQERPSSSPSPSPSPAGTLRRNRIKSRVESPPPLAEEITITSISAQLQQELPDPVPEAPTVPDEESPIPPSASYKWDPDNFENIDPFRTGGSKVANSPVLGRKADFTLISGTPVAVEEPRAPSPVKEQPLNIEEQPIAKRQPVRLEFDYSEDSGEAPRSTPPPKILGKKPGAKMPIRKPKLGIKKAPPPQTEQIDNAPVPALSNDNDDIPIPKASYNFDPSKWDDPNFNPFSSSSGIPNSPRLSKGSYSFDPDSFDDSIDPFKSSNNMVNPPQKAASFDQSNNDNENDNDNIVELEDHNQNKPAKNKKKPLKSNTFRVKKSPKRTQITEPSAQCCPVCSPLSPSTSHTHHHLQEHSPDANPDPSQDHATDEEKLASSTNQKWTRHDVEVELTSDPQDFPQPTDFTAFVNENSLPAQSDVTDYEIEYMEKIGSSAPPLSVKKPSLYLKLDSVTDSPKKTSNTHDSEPNSPCTGSFEEMEAQISQGKSPVLPPRGPREPMASEKSRKRDSQSQSRTQSNERDGASPIQGPMDPSDLPLLDRLSDSPAPLSYLEPDLAETNPTAFAQKLQEELVLAALRIEALQVAKSISQSPTLSTVSPQSRLKKPSPRRWNLNGSHMAKREMASPGDSGVSKSSLYSRASYIEGESPHLPRDMDHSLVIAREEVVLKEKEAMEWKRKYEESRREVEEMRRIVMEYEKTIAEMIEGEQREKTLSHHTIQQLILEKDQALADLNSVEKSLADLFRRYEKMKDVLEGFRKNEDVLKKCAQEYLSRVRKEEQRYQALKIHAEEKLDKANAEIAQVRAKAKQEQAAYQASLRKEQMKVDSLERTLEQKNKEIEELTKICDELIAKMGKS
- the tacc2 gene encoding transforming acidic coiled-coil-containing protein 2 isoform X9; this translates as MAVSAWQALSPLQWARWGWDTLLGGTSGEDGTDPALGLLRRLSWTSRHDYMIHGRQRSSDSDGAFETPESTTPVKSASPPVPPTEPPCTSSEALSPEHTASTADISGSEAQVPAVLQSPSRSPSTVFDEDKPIAASGTYNLDHLIANDPFPESNFGSGPSSRAPLTRSLSLQAGELESPGDKSSGGTSDKPIHPRTESFSIGTESAPGTLRKVKKPRPGSLKKKPLSRQNSNPERSSPKTVSSSSTPEEKKRGKPRPESPLQTQERPSSSPSPSPSPAGTLRRNRIKSRVESPPPLAEEITITSISAQLQQELPDPVPEAPTVPDEESPIPPSASYKWDPDNFENIDPFRTGGSKVANSPVLGRKADFTLISGTPVAVEEPRAPSPVKEQPLNIEEQPIAKRQPVRLEFDYSEDSGEAPRSTPPPKILGKKPGAKMPIRKPKLGIKKAPPPQTEQIDNAPVPALSNDNDDIPIPKASYNFDPSKWDDPNFNPFSSSSGIPNSPRLSKGSYSFDPDSFDDSIDPFKSSNNMVNPPQKAASFDQSNNDNENDNDNIVELEDHNQNKPAKNKKKPLKSNTFRVKKSPKRTQITEPSAQCCPVCSPLSPSTSHTHHHLQEHSPDANPDPSQDHATDEEKLASSTNQKWTRHDVEVELTSDPQDFPQPTDFTAFVNENSLPAQSDVTDYEIEYMEKIGSSAPPLSVKKPSLYLKLDSVTDSPKKTSNTHDSEPNSPCTGSFEEMEAQISQGKSPVLPPRGPREPMASEKSRKRDSQSQSRTQSNERDGASPIQGPMDPSDLPLLDRLSDSPAPLSYLEPDLAETNPTAFAQKLQEELVLAALRIEALQVAKSISQSPTLSTVSPQREMASPGDSGVSKSSLYSRASYIEGESPHLPRDMDHSLVIAREEVVLKEKEAMEWKRKYEESRREVEEMRRIVMEYEKTIAEMIGMPEGEQREKTLSHHTIQQLILEKDQALADLNSVEKSLADLFRRYEKMKDVLEGFRKNEDVLKKCAQEYLSRVRKEEQRYQALKIHAEEKLDKANAEIAQVRAKAKQEQAAYQASLRKEQMKVDSLERTLEQKNKEIEELTKICDELIAKMGKS
- the tacc2 gene encoding transforming acidic coiled-coil-containing protein 2 isoform X14; amino-acid sequence: MAVSAWQALSPLQWARWGWDTLLGGTSGEDGTDPALGLLRRLSWTSRHDYMIHGRQRSSDSDGAFETPESTTPVKSASPPVPPTEPPCTSSEALSPEHTASTADISGSEAQVPAVLQSPSRSPSTVFDEDKPIAASGTYNLDHLIANDPFPESNFGSGPSSRAPLTRSLSLQAGELESPGDKSSGGTSDKPIHPRTESFSIGTESAPGTLRKVKKPRPGSLKKKPLSRQNSNPERSSPKTVSSSSTPEEKKRGKPRPESPLQTQERPSSSPSPSPSPAGTLRRNRIKSRVESPPPLAEEITITSISAQLQQELPDPVPEAPTVPDEESPIPPSASYKWDPDNFENIDPFRTGGSKVANSPVLGRKADFTLISGTPVAVEEPRAPSPVKEQPLNIEEQPIAKRQPVRLEFDYSEDSGEAPRSTPPPKILGKKPGAKMPIRKPKLGIKKAPPPQTEQIDNAPVPALSNDNDDIPIPKASYNFDPSKWDDPNFNPFSSSSGIPNSPRLSKGSYSFDPDSFDDSIDPFKSSNNMVNPPQKAASFDQSNNDNENDNDNIVELEDHNQNKPAKNKKKPLKSNTFRVKKSPKRTQITEPSAQCCPVCSPLSPSTSHTHHHLQEHSPDANPDPSQDHATDEEKLASSTNQKWTRHDVEVELTSDPQDFPQPTDFTAFVNENSLPAQSDVTDYEIEYMEKIGSSAPPLSVKKPSLYLKLDSVTDSPKKTSNTHDSEPNSPCTGSFEEMEAQISQGKSPVLPPRGPREPMASEKSRKRDSQSQSRTQSNERDGAREMASPGDSGVSKSSLYSRASYIEGESPHLPRDMDHSLVIAREEVVLKEKEAMEWKRKYEESRREVEEMRRIVMEYEKTIAEMIGMPEGEQREKTLSHHTIQQLILEKDQALADLNSVEKSLADLFRRYEKMKDVLEGFRKNEDVLKKCAQEYLSRVRKEEQRYQALKIHAEEKLDKANAEIAQVRAKAKQEQAAYQASLRKEQMKVDSLERTLEQKNKEIEELTKICDELIAKMGKS
- the tacc2 gene encoding transforming acidic coiled-coil-containing protein 2 isoform X10; this translates as MAVSAWQALSPLQWARWGWDTLLGGTSGEDGTDPALGLLRRLSWTSRHDYMIHGRQRSSDSDGAFETPESTTPVKSASPPVPPTEPPCTSSEALSPEHTASTADISGSEAQVPAVLQSPSRSPSTVFDEDKPIAASGTYNLDHLIANDPFPESNFGSGPSSRAPLTRSLSLQAGELESPGDKSSGGTSDKPIHPRTESFSIGTESAPGTLRKVKKPRPGSLKKKPLSRQNSNPERSSPKTVSSSSTPEEKKRGKPRPESPLQTQERPSSSPSPSPSPAGTLRRNRIKSRVESPPPLAEEITITSISAQLQQELPDPVPEAPTVPDEESPIPPSASYKWDPDNFENIDPFRTGGSKVANSPVLGRKADFTLISGTPVAVEEPRAPSPVKEQPLNIEEQPIAKRQPVRLEFDYSEDSGEAPRSTPPPKILGKKPGAKMPIRKPKLGIKKAPPPQTEQIDNAPVPALSNDNDDIPIPKASYNFDPSKWDDPNFNPFSSSSGIPNSPRLSKGSYSFDPDSFDDSIDPFKSSNNMVNPPQKAASFDQSNNDNENDNDNIVELEDHNQNKPAKNKKKPLKSNTFRVKKSPKRTQITEPSAQCCPVCSPLSPSTSHTHHHLQEHSPDANPDPSQDHATDEEKLASSTNQKWTRHDVEVELTSDPQDFPQPTDFTAFVNENSLPAQSDVTDYEIEYMEKIGSSAPPLSVKKPSLYLKLDSVTDSPKKTSNTHDSEPNSPCTGSFEEMEAQISQGKSPVLPPRGPREPMASEKSRKRDSQSQSRTQSNERDGASPIQGPMDPSDLPLLDRLSDSPAPLSYLEPDLAETNPTAFAQKLQSRLKKPSPRRWNLNGSHMAKREMASPGDSGVSKSSLYSRASYIEGESPHLPRDMDHSLVIAREEVVLKEKEAMEWKRKYEESRREVEEMRRIVMEYEKTIAEMIGMPEGEQREKTLSHHTIQQLILEKDQALADLNSVEKSLADLFRRYEKMKDVLEGFRKNEDVLKKCAQEYLSRVRKEEQRYQALKIHAEEKLDKANAEIAQVRAKAKQEQAAYQASLRKEQMKVDSLERTLEQKNKEIEELTKICDELIAKMGKS